The following proteins come from a genomic window of Macadamia integrifolia cultivar HAES 741 chromosome 14, SCU_Mint_v3, whole genome shotgun sequence:
- the LOC122060625 gene encoding ATP-dependent DNA helicase pfh1-like yields the protein MSIDGIECSSFKEVVQKRGLLKSDNAISECLEDSAFFNMPIIVRKLFATILVYCEPGDVRKLWNNHYEALSEDIKKTSADSEYHTLETIRSVNSFLQSMGKSIKDYDFPQLKENCNQLNGKQPREIVDEFFIKVPLEDYDATNKLKPEQYNADNEILNQVNDNQSGIFFIDGPGGTGKTFLYRALLATIRSKNQIALATATSGVAVAIMPGGRIAHSRFKIPISIDDSSVCNFSKQSATAKLIRKAKLIIWDEAPMAKRQAIEALDRTLQDITNNSEPFGGKVVIFGGDFRQVLPVVPRGTRTETVDASLVMSYLWPKMKKLQLTTNMRAISDSSFSEFLLRVGNGEEPTEYEDLIHIPNEMVIKYDDEKKSEDELINAIFPTLQQHAYSTEYITQRAILATKNETVDKLNDKLIDLFPGDSVTYYSFDSATDDAETQYPEEFLNSLAPKGLPPHKLVLKKNCPIMLLRNLNPSHGEFSADEFSQIAVSNSKTLFCGANKGSLLRRDEREQIGF from the exons ATGTCTATTGATGGAATCGAATGTTCATCTTTCAAAGAAGTTGTGCAGAAGAGAGGTCTTCTTAAAAGTGATAATGCCATCTCAGAATGTTTAGAAGATTCAGCTTTCTTCAACATGCCAATTATAGTTCGTAAACTTTTTGCAACGATACTTGTTTATTGTGAGCCTGGTGATGTTAGAAAGCTATGGAATAATCATTATGAAGCATTGTCTGAAGACATTAAGAAAACAAGTGCAGATTCTGAATATCATACATTAGAAACAATAAGAAGTGTGAATTCTTTCTTACAAAGCATGGGAAAAAGTATcaaagattatgattttcccCAACTTAAAGAAAATTGCAATCAGTTAAATGGAAAGCAACCAAGAGAAATTGTAGATGAATTTTTTATAAAAGTTCCTCTAGAAGATTATGATGCGACAAATAAGTTGAAGCCCGAGCAATACAATGCAGACAATGAAATTCTAAACCAAGTGAATGATAACCAAAGtggcattttttttattgatgggCCAGGAGGTACAGGAAAGACATTTTTATATCGTGCACTACTTGCAACAATAAGATCAAAGAATCAAATTGCTCTTGCAACAGCAACCTCAGGGGTAGCAGTAGCAATAATGCCAGGAGGTAGGATAGCTCATTCAAGGTTTAAAATTCCAATCAGTATCGATGATTCAAGTGTTTGCAATTTTTCAAAACAAAGTGCCACAGCTAAGTTAATAAGAAAAGCAAAACTTATCATCTGGGATGAAGCGCCAATGGCAAAACGTCAAGCAATTGAAGCGCTGGATAGGACATTGCAGGATATAACAAACAACTCAGAACCATTTGGAGGAAAGGTTGTCATATTCGGAGGAGATTTTAGGCAAGTACTTCCAGTGGTTCCTCGTGGTACGAGAACAGAAACTGTGGATGCAAGTTTAGTAATGTCATATTTATGGccaaaaatgaagaaattgcAATTGACAACCAATATGAGGGCAATCAGTGATTCTTCTTTCAGTGAATTTCTATTACGTGTTGGTAATGGGGAAGAGCCAACTGAATATGAAGATTTGATTCACATACCAAATGAAATGGTCATAAAATATGACgatgaaaaaaaatctgaagatgAGTTGATAAATGCAATATTTCCTACATTACAACAGCATGCATATTCGACAGAATACATTACACAACGAGCAATCTTAGCTACAAAGAACGAAACAGTAGACAAATTAAATGACAAACTTATTGATCTATTTCCAGGAGATAGTGTTACGTATTATAGCTTTGATTCAGCAACTGATGATGCAGAAACTCAATATCCAGAAGAATTCCTCAATTCATTGGCTCCGAAGGGACTTCCACCTCATAAATTAGTTTTGAAGAAGAATTGTCCAATAATGCTTTTAAGGAATTTGAATCCTTCACATGGAGAAT TTTCTGCTGATGAGTTTTCCCAGATTGCAGTCTCAAACTCTAAAACACTATTCTGTGGTGCCAACAAGGGTTCCCTCCTCAGGAGGGATGAAAGAGAGCAAATAGGCTTCTGA
- the LOC122060942 gene encoding pathogen-associated molecular patterns-induced protein A70-like — translation MLEDLLPSIWASVYGWFTPTVLFVLLNLMIGTIFFTSGFGTQKNQAMEGKQPPLTRAPSVLERLKSINLYRYRSGEINPFPSVTTTVQPAEPLTYQTMEQEQPGHEEEEETLDHHLEHGDEKQVDDHHVKRSMSDTKPASGDIPVKLPQKMKKSASSKSAFGHFEEEEIVDRRRPSTVKERKSRANELQHFGEDDEVDAKADDFINRFKQQLKLQRLDSIIRYKEMLTRGAK, via the coding sequence ATGCTCGAAGACTTACTTCCATCGATCTGGGCTTCTGTGTATGGTTGGTTTACCCCAACTGTGCTTTTCGTTCTTTTGAATCTGATGATCGGTACCATCTTCTTCACTTCAGGTTTTGGAACCCAGAAAAATCAAGCTATGGAAGGGAAACAACCCCCGTTAACTCGAGCTCCTTCCGTTCTGGAGCGACTCAAATCCATCAATCTCTACCGCTACAGATCCGGAGAGATAAACCCATTTCCCTCCGTCACAACCACCGTACAGCCGGCGGAGCCGTTGACCTATCAAACGATGGAGCAAGAGCAACCAGGccatgaggaggaggaggagaccCTAGATCACCACCTAGAACATGGAGATGAAAAGCAGGTTGACGACCATCACGTCAAAAGGTCGATGTCGGACACGAAACCGGCCTCCGGCGACATTCCGGTGAAGCTGCctcagaagatgaagaagtcggCGAGTTCGAAATCGGCTTTTGGTCATTTCGAAGAAGAGGAGATTGTCGATCGTCGTAGACCGTCGACTGTGAAGGAAAGGAAGAGCAGAGCAAATGAATTACAACACTTTGGAGAGGACGATGAGGTAGATGCGAAGgcagatgacttcatcaacaggttCAAGCAACAGTTGAAATTGCAGAGGCTTGACTCGATTATCCGATACAAGGAAATGCTTACCAGAGGAGCCAAGTGA